From Paenibacillus sp. GP183, one genomic window encodes:
- the iolD gene encoding 3D-(3,5/4)-trihydroxycyclohexane-1,2-dione acylhydrolase (decyclizing) — protein MNKNKIRLTAAQALLRFMDQQYISYDGTETKFFKGVMGIFGHGNVTGLGEALENDAGELVYIQGKNEQGMVHAATAYAKQKNRLQIYACTSSIGPGALNMVTAAATATVNRIPVLLLPGDNFACRQPDPVLQQMEVPHDYTVSATDAFKPVSKFWDRIERPEQLMSSAIQAMRVLTDPAETGAVTLAFPQDVQAEAYDYPEEFFMKRVHYLERRPPVKDAVERAAALVIQKKKPLLIVGGGVHYSAAIQELIAFAEAFGIPIAETQAGKSAVAWNHPLYVGGVGVTGALAANRLAKEADLIIGVGTRYSDFTTSSKSAFQHENVQFLNINVSTFDTVKLNGIQLVADAKEALISLKSALEQRQYRSAHEIETIGALRDAWNQETDRLYEMELQEGLSQTRVLGEINRFVDPRDVVVCAAGSLPGDLHRLWRCAEPKTYHMEYGFSCMGYEVSGAFGVSLAEPDREVYAIVGDGSYLMLHSELFTSLQERTKVTVLLLDNHGFQCIHNLQRGHGSRGFGNEFRYRSEDTGLLTEGYMPIDFAAHARSLGAKAYTASTPAELQTALNQAKGEKISTLIHIPVLPNTNTSGYESWWRVGVPEVSKSTDVLESHQQMQHDIQSAKTI, from the coding sequence GTGAATAAAAATAAAATCAGACTTACAGCTGCACAAGCCTTATTACGTTTTATGGATCAGCAATATATCAGCTATGATGGTACGGAAACCAAGTTTTTTAAAGGCGTCATGGGCATTTTTGGTCATGGCAATGTAACGGGGCTTGGGGAAGCATTAGAGAATGACGCTGGCGAACTGGTCTACATTCAAGGCAAAAATGAACAAGGAATGGTTCATGCCGCCACAGCTTATGCCAAGCAGAAAAATCGCTTGCAAATCTATGCGTGTACCAGCTCAATCGGACCAGGTGCGCTCAATATGGTTACCGCTGCGGCGACTGCCACCGTCAACCGGATTCCGGTTTTGCTGCTGCCGGGAGATAATTTCGCCTGCAGACAGCCTGATCCCGTGCTGCAGCAAATGGAAGTGCCGCATGATTATACGGTATCTGCAACGGACGCTTTCAAACCGGTTAGTAAATTCTGGGACCGCATCGAACGTCCCGAACAACTGATGAGCTCAGCGATTCAAGCTATGCGTGTTTTGACGGACCCTGCAGAAACAGGAGCTGTGACGCTTGCTTTTCCCCAGGATGTTCAAGCAGAAGCTTATGATTACCCGGAAGAGTTTTTTATGAAGAGAGTTCATTATTTGGAAAGAAGGCCACCCGTCAAGGATGCCGTAGAAAGGGCAGCGGCGCTTGTCATACAGAAAAAGAAACCTCTGCTAATTGTAGGCGGCGGGGTTCATTATTCGGCCGCAATTCAGGAGCTTATCGCGTTTGCTGAAGCTTTCGGAATTCCAATAGCTGAAACTCAAGCTGGCAAGAGCGCAGTGGCTTGGAATCATCCCCTGTATGTTGGGGGAGTCGGAGTGACCGGAGCCCTGGCTGCCAATCGATTGGCCAAAGAAGCTGATTTAATTATTGGCGTCGGCACGAGATATTCCGATTTTACAACCTCTTCCAAATCAGCTTTTCAGCATGAGAATGTTCAATTCTTAAATATAAATGTGAGTACTTTTGATACTGTTAAACTTAATGGGATTCAGCTTGTGGCGGATGCTAAAGAAGCATTGATTTCTTTAAAATCGGCATTGGAGCAGCGGCAGTATCGTTCGGCTCATGAGATTGAAACGATTGGTGCTCTTAGAGATGCTTGGAATCAAGAGACAGATCGTTTATATGAGATGGAGCTTCAAGAAGGGTTATCTCAAACCCGTGTACTTGGTGAAATCAACCGTTTTGTGGATCCGAGGGATGTTGTGGTCTGTGCAGCGGGAAGTCTGCCTGGAGATTTGCACCGTTTATGGCGCTGCGCAGAACCGAAAACCTATCATATGGAGTATGGATTTTCATGTATGGGTTATGAGGTTAGTGGAGCCTTCGGCGTTTCATTGGCAGAACCCGATCGAGAGGTATACGCCATTGTCGGTGACGGAAGCTACCTCATGCTGCACTCGGAGCTCTTTACCAGCTTACAAGAACGGACGAAGGTGACGGTTCTTTTATTAGACAATCATGGCTTTCAATGCATCCATAATCTGCAGCGCGGTCATGGAAGCCGGGGCTTTGGCAACGAATTTCGTTATCGTTCCGAAGATACCGGATTATTGACGGAAGGTTATATGCCCATAGATTTCGCAGCACATGCTCGCAGCTTGGGAGCTAAAGCGTATACGGCATCTACGCCAGCAGAGCTTCAGACAGCGTTAAATCAAGCAAAAGGCGAGAAGATTTCAACGCTTATCCATATCCCTGTGCTTCCAAATACAAACACCTCGGGTTACGAATCCTGGTGGAGAGTTGGCGTACCCGAGGTTTCCAAGAGCACAGATGTGCTTGAATCACATCAACAAATGCAGCATGACATCCAATCAGCGAAAACAATTTAA